Proteins from a genomic interval of Verrucomicrobiota bacterium:
- the gcvPB gene encoding aminomethyl-transferring glycine dehydrogenase subunit GcvPB → MHNTHALPTLSGMSDDPTFPPRLTDNFREHARHYIPLTDADSDELLESVGLRSLDDLYSHIPESIRFQSALPVPDEKDETETREYLSNLSARNRPLTGFASDGLPDWKQLDIVGKVAALRRLATSYTPYQPERSQGTLTAHWIYQCLLSELTGFEAVNSSLYDRSTALVEAAFCCFRLKKKSSLIAVASTLEPSDLAVLRTHLADTTFSFVSVDCDPATGRIDPSVARELLRERADSIAAFAFPQTNTFGLLEDVDSLTDLCRELDIRSVAVIDPFLLGPGGLKPPIEFGTEGADIAIGEGQHLALEPNFGGPGLGLFAIRFDKAHRNEIRNAPGRFVGGARDRAGNNGKVMVLSTREQHIRKEKATSNICSNQAFLATLVGASLLTRGAEGLEEAVNSAKADRAYFLKELEKIQGVRNAFPESPAFLSVTLETEYSVDEFIESGLSENLLVGTAVGDRLPGEKRNLIKLTFTDRTSRREVEQVLALFKELETESSFTFTAPPSPTADQHRASGPAIPRFSEDEIYHYYTRLDALNAAPEEGPYPLGSCTMKYNPYLNEWAAGLEGFTRIHPSVPESCAQGSLEVLFEIQEWFRGLTGLAGVTTQPVAGAQGELVGLKMFQAYHRARNDLRRDVMLIPSSAHGTNFASAAMAGYPAGTGIALLKADSTGCIDPEDLDAKIEEFGSRIAGIMITNPNTGGIFETAFAEIAEKIHNAGGLVYLDGANLNAIAGWIDLGAMGVDAVHSNLHKTWTIPHGGGGPGDGIVAVSERLLDFLPGKQIIRKDGRFTSVTPTRSIGTFHRNFGNFAHKVRCYAYLLRLGNEGIPRMSGTAVLAARYLQTSLQDNFPLLPAGTEKAPRMHEFILTLTEAQFAALESIGVSRQQAIPSFGKMFLDFGYHAPTVAFPEALGLMFEPTESYTKAELDRLAETAKAIGDLVINHPEIIRDGPHFSPTRRFDEVAANRTPILRESVQELPPIPKIGRTSVSLIQRPVEAIVDELKSLSEIEAPIVA, encoded by the coding sequence TTGCACAACACTCATGCTCTTCCTACTCTCTCCGGAATGTCTGACGATCCGACTTTTCCACCTCGCCTGACTGATAACTTTAGAGAGCACGCTCGGCACTACATCCCTCTGACTGATGCCGACTCAGATGAGCTCTTGGAATCCGTCGGACTTCGTTCTCTCGACGACCTTTATTCCCACATCCCGGAATCGATTCGGTTTCAATCAGCCCTTCCGGTTCCTGACGAAAAAGATGAAACAGAGACCCGAGAATACCTTTCAAACCTTTCCGCAAGAAATCGTCCTCTGACAGGATTTGCGTCCGATGGCTTACCCGACTGGAAACAACTGGACATAGTTGGTAAGGTTGCCGCACTGAGACGCTTGGCAACGAGCTACACGCCGTATCAACCGGAGCGGAGTCAAGGCACGCTGACCGCTCACTGGATTTATCAATGCCTTCTTTCCGAACTCACTGGATTCGAGGCAGTCAATTCATCCCTCTACGATCGCTCAACCGCACTGGTCGAAGCCGCTTTTTGTTGTTTTCGCCTCAAGAAGAAATCGTCCCTGATCGCTGTTGCCAGCACTTTGGAGCCGTCCGATCTCGCAGTTCTCCGCACCCACCTCGCAGACACCACCTTTTCGTTCGTTTCGGTAGATTGTGATCCAGCAACCGGGAGAATCGATCCTTCAGTTGCACGCGAGCTGCTTCGCGAACGAGCGGATTCAATCGCTGCCTTTGCATTCCCACAGACCAACACTTTTGGCCTCCTCGAAGATGTCGATTCCCTGACTGACCTCTGCCGGGAACTAGACATTCGAAGTGTCGCAGTGATTGATCCGTTCCTCCTAGGGCCCGGAGGTCTGAAGCCTCCGATCGAATTTGGAACTGAGGGTGCTGACATCGCGATAGGAGAAGGCCAGCATCTCGCGCTGGAGCCCAACTTTGGAGGACCCGGGCTTGGTCTATTCGCGATTCGCTTCGACAAGGCCCATCGCAACGAGATTCGCAACGCTCCTGGACGTTTCGTCGGAGGTGCAAGGGATCGAGCCGGCAACAATGGAAAAGTCATGGTTCTCTCCACTCGCGAACAACACATTAGAAAGGAAAAAGCGACGTCGAACATCTGCTCCAATCAAGCGTTCCTCGCCACCCTTGTAGGGGCATCGCTGCTCACTCGTGGAGCCGAGGGCCTTGAAGAGGCGGTCAATTCAGCAAAGGCAGATCGAGCTTACTTCCTCAAGGAGCTAGAGAAGATCCAAGGCGTTCGCAACGCCTTCCCCGAAAGCCCTGCCTTCCTCTCCGTCACCCTTGAGACCGAATACTCAGTTGATGAGTTTATTGAATCGGGTCTTTCCGAAAACCTGTTGGTAGGTACGGCTGTGGGAGACCGCCTTCCTGGCGAAAAGCGCAACCTTATCAAGCTCACTTTTACGGACAGAACGAGCCGCCGCGAGGTCGAGCAAGTGCTTGCCCTCTTTAAAGAATTGGAGACCGAATCCAGTTTCACGTTCACTGCACCACCCTCACCGACCGCCGACCAGCATCGCGCAAGCGGACCGGCGATTCCCCGATTTTCCGAGGATGAGATCTACCATTATTACACACGCCTTGATGCCTTAAACGCTGCACCCGAGGAAGGCCCTTACCCTCTCGGATCGTGCACGATGAAATACAACCCTTATTTGAACGAATGGGCTGCGGGTCTGGAAGGATTCACCCGTATCCATCCATCGGTTCCGGAAAGCTGCGCCCAAGGTTCGCTCGAGGTGCTGTTCGAAATTCAGGAATGGTTTCGCGGCCTTACAGGTCTCGCGGGGGTGACGACTCAACCTGTTGCCGGAGCACAGGGAGAACTCGTCGGCCTAAAAATGTTTCAGGCCTATCATCGAGCCCGGAATGATCTTCGGCGCGATGTCATGCTCATTCCGAGTTCTGCCCACGGAACCAACTTTGCCTCAGCCGCGATGGCTGGTTACCCGGCAGGAACAGGGATTGCCCTTTTGAAAGCAGACTCGACCGGCTGTATCGATCCCGAAGATCTTGATGCAAAAATCGAGGAGTTCGGATCACGAATCGCTGGAATCATGATCACGAACCCGAACACCGGAGGCATCTTCGAAACCGCGTTCGCCGAGATTGCCGAGAAAATCCACAACGCCGGTGGCCTGGTCTACCTTGACGGGGCAAATCTAAACGCTATCGCTGGTTGGATTGATCTGGGTGCGATGGGCGTCGATGCGGTGCACAGCAACCTCCACAAGACATGGACCATTCCCCACGGCGGAGGAGGCCCGGGAGACGGAATCGTGGCCGTTAGCGAGAGACTCCTCGACTTTCTCCCCGGAAAGCAAATCATTCGAAAAGACGGTAGGTTTACTTCAGTCACACCTACCCGTTCTATTGGCACGTTTCACCGCAACTTTGGAAATTTCGCTCACAAGGTGCGCTGCTATGCCTACCTCCTGCGCTTGGGGAATGAGGGAATTCCCCGCATGAGTGGAACTGCAGTTCTTGCGGCCCGCTATCTCCAGACCTCCCTTCAGGACAACTTTCCCTTGCTGCCAGCAGGAACAGAAAAAGCTCCAAGAATGCATGAGTTCATCCTGACGCTGACCGAGGCGCAGTTTGCGGCACTGGAGTCCATCGGCGTATCCCGCCAGCAAGCCATCCCCTCCTTTGGCAAAATGTTCCTCGACTTCGGATACCACGCACCAACCGTCGCGTTCCCAGAGGCTTTGGGATTGATGTTCGAACCAACCGAAAGTTACACCAAAGCTGAGTTGGATCGACTCGCCGAAACCGCAAAGGCCATCGGCGATCTCGTCATCAATCATCCGGAGATTATCCGGGATGGACCTCATTTCTCTCCCACTAGACGCTTTGACGAAGTTGCTGCGAATCGGACTCCGATTCTCCGAGAGTCTGTTCAAGAGCTACCACCGATTCCTAAGATCGGCCGCACCTCAGTAAGCCTGATCCAGAGACCTGTTGAGGCGATCGTAGACGAACTGAAGTCACTCTCCGAAATTGAAGCACCCATAGTAGCGTAA
- a CDS encoding aminodeoxychorismate/anthranilate synthase component II translates to MLLLLDNYDSFTYNLVQYFGELGVLPEVFRNDQLTAEAADAMEPAAVVISPGPCSPNEAGESLSWIERFGGKVPLFGVCLGHQCIGQYFEGNVVRAERLMHGKTSPIHHNGEGLFKGLPNPFDATRYHSLIVERETFPEVLEITAETEEGEIMGLRHRDYEIHGVQFHPESLATIEGKTILENFLRISGLEVKESQPVG, encoded by the coding sequence GTGCTTCTCCTCCTCGATAATTACGACTCATTCACCTACAACCTTGTCCAGTACTTTGGAGAGTTGGGGGTGTTGCCGGAAGTCTTTCGTAACGACCAGCTGACCGCAGAGGCCGCAGATGCGATGGAGCCCGCCGCGGTAGTCATTTCTCCGGGCCCCTGCTCACCCAATGAGGCGGGAGAGAGCCTGTCGTGGATTGAGCGCTTCGGTGGGAAGGTGCCGCTTTTTGGCGTTTGCCTTGGTCACCAGTGTATCGGCCAGTATTTTGAGGGAAATGTGGTCCGGGCGGAACGATTGATGCATGGAAAGACTTCTCCAATCCACCACAACGGAGAAGGCTTATTCAAAGGTCTACCGAATCCCTTCGATGCTACTCGCTATCATTCGCTGATTGTCGAGAGAGAGACTTTTCCGGAAGTCCTGGAGATCACTGCGGAAACCGAGGAAGGTGAAATCATGGGCCTCCGACACAGGGACTACGAGATTCATGGTGTCCAATTTCATCCAGAGTCGCTGGCGACCATTGAAGGAAAGACGATTTTGGAGAATTTTCTTCGGATCAGTGGACTTGAAGTTAAGGAGAGTCAGCCTGTCGGCTGA